In Lycium ferocissimum isolate CSIRO_LF1 chromosome 11, AGI_CSIRO_Lferr_CH_V1, whole genome shotgun sequence, a single genomic region encodes these proteins:
- the LOC132037600 gene encoding heavy metal-associated isoprenylated plant protein 12-like — protein sequence MKQKVVIRLYLSGCDQKCRSKAFKKAVSLPGVESAAMTGDEKNQLEVVGEIDAVELTRVLRKSMGQAELVSVGPDKKKEEKKPEVVAIETLPQPALYCYAYPPQCPVYQVTDSDGFCSIM from the exons ATGAAG CAAAAGGTGGTTATCAGATTATATTTGAGTGGGTGTGATCAGAAATGTCGGAGCAAGGCCTTCAAAAAAGCTGTCTCTCTGCCTG GTGTGGAATCAGCAGCTATGACAGGGGACGAAAAGAACCAATTAGAAGTAGTGGGTGAGATTGACGCTGTGGAACTGACGCGTGTGCTCAGGAAGAGTATGGGGCAGGCGGAACTGGTGAGCGTTGGCCCTgataagaagaaagaagaaaaaaagccCGAAGTTGTAGCTATTGAGACACTGCCACAACCCGCCTTGTATTGCTATGCCTATCCGCCTCAATGCCCTGTTTACCAAGTTACAGATTCAGATGGTTTTTGTTCCATTATGTGA
- the LOC132036389 gene encoding disease resistance protein Pik-1-like, with product MKTKVVVNVSVNGGQSCPSNWKRIFCCLVQDTSCKDKAMTIAATLPGVEKVSIEAANNLLTVIGVGIDTVELVNILRKKVGFATVVSVGPEDEKKKEEKPADDKKGQPVPGVYCCNNNHVRPMVEMFEIRDPYYYNNSCYPW from the exons ATGAAG ACAAAGGTGGTTGTTAATGTGTCAGTGAATGGAGGTCAATCTTGTCCAAGTAATTGGAAGCGTATTTTTTGTTGCCTGGTTCAAGACACTTCATGCAAGGATAAGGCCATGACAATTGCAGCAACTTTACCAG GGGTGGAGAAAGTAAGTATAGAAGCAGCAAATAACTTGTTGACAGTGATAGGAGTGGGAATAGACACAGTAGAGCTGGTGAATATACTTAGGAAGAAAGTTGGATTTGCCACTGTTGTGAGTGTTGGTCCAGaggatgaaaagaagaaagaagaaaaacctGCTGATGACAAGAAAGGACAGCCAGTTCCAGGAGTTTATTGTTGTAATAATAATCATGTCCGCCCTATGGTTGAGATGTTTGAAATTAGAGATCCTTACTATTACAACAACTCATGCTATCCTTGGTGA
- the LOC132037693 gene encoding uncharacterized protein LOC132037693: protein MYRIYPRDERAGVDDTWRLHMQQQVQSWDFRMTSLAVVGHDTPIHVYMEWYMRITRIIIGNPSRRRPDGLGYAALARVYEALVRTVQTMHYESTARTEAPETTEYAVRMIELAETGTRQAHDFERVLGAPPGAAGGSGLRGAGGRRRGGRAGRGDEAPSTSEIPPSSYRPATTDIPSTSHSRPSTSQTPLCTPDPFSNYVPWPSFPHLPVRDPQGERPVRDLQGGLHLHFNDSMFEDFVFDTAPSASPAPGAAQEPSHQASQEAVDTQVHSSTPVDPSPASRPTQETVEEPAQEPSHQASQEAVDTQVHSFGPVDPSPAPGPTQEAVEEPAQEPSHQASQEAVDTQV, encoded by the exons ATGTACAGAATATACCCGAGGGACGAGCGTGCAGGCGTCGATGATACATGGCGACTCCATATGCAGCAGCAGGTCCAGAGTTGGGATTTCAGGATGACGAGCCTAGCGGTGGTCGGACATGACACTCCGATCCATGTATACATGGAGTGGTACATGCGGATCACTCGCATCATTATTGGCAACCCTTCTAGGCGTCGTCCAGATGGCCTGGGATATGCAGCTCTCGCAAGAGTGTACGAGGCGCTG GTACGGACCGTTCAGACGATGCACTATGAGAGCACTGCCCGTACAGAGGCCCCCGAGACGACGGAGTATGCAGTACGGATGATTGAGCTTGCCGAGACTGGTACGAGACAGGCACATGACTTTGAGCGTGTTCTCGGTGCCCCACCTGGGGCAGCAGGTGGTAGTGGTCTCCGAGGAGCTGGTGGCCGTCGTAGAGGTGGTAGGGCTGGCAGAGGTGATGAGGCTCCGTCGACTTCAGAGATCCCGCCGAGTTCTTACCGGCCGGCGACTACAGATATCCCATCGACTTCTCATTCCCGGCCGTCGACTTCACAGACACCTCTGTGTACGCCGGATCCTTTTTCAAATTATGTGCCCTGGCCTTCATTTCCACATCTACCAGTTCGTGATCCACAGGGTGAGCGGCCGGTTCGTGATCTGCAGGGTGGCCTACATCTGCACTTCAACGACTCCATGTTCGAGGACTTCGTGTTTGATACGGCACCATCTGCATCTCCTGCTCCGGGGGCCGCTCAGGAGCCTTCTCACCAGGCATCTCAGGAGGccgtcgacacacag gttcattcttctACGCCTGTGGACCCATCTCCTGCATCGAGGCCCACTCAAGAGACCGTTGAGGAGCCAGCTCAGGAGCCCTCTCACCAGGCATCTCAGGAGGccgtcgacacacag gttcattccTTTGGGCCTGTGGACCCATCTCCTGCACCGGGGCCCACTCAAGAGGCCGTTGAGGAGCCAGCTCAGGAGCCCTCTCACCAGGCATCTCAGGAGGccgtcgacacacaggtttga